Proteins encoded within one genomic window of Oryza brachyantha chromosome 7, ObraRS2, whole genome shotgun sequence:
- the LOC102703137 gene encoding PLASMODESMATA CALLOSE-BINDING PROTEIN 3-like has protein sequence MEAAAAAAAAAVVLLMSSSLVASDWCVCRSDQPQAALQKTIDYACGAGADCNSIHEQGQCFNPNTVVAHCSWAANSYFQRNRAMGATCDFTGTATLTTSDPSVSGCSFPASASAAGTSTTPITGGTTGTMTPGTFTPGTGTGTTTGTGMGTGTTTGTGLGGLGPTGTGNMDTAAAGLNPRAGLATFCAVLLSLIAFA, from the exons gcggcggccgtggtgcTTCTCATGTCGTCCAGCCTCGTCGCTTCAG ATTGGTGCGTGTGCAGGTCGGATCAGCCGCAGGCGGCGCTGCAGAAGACCATCGACTACGCGTGCGGGGCGGGGGCGGACTGCAACTCCATCCACGAGCAGGGGCAGTGCTTCAACCCCAACACCGTCGTGGCGCACTGCTCCTGGGCGGCCAACAGCTACTTCCAGAGGAACAGGGCGATGGGCGCCACCTGCGACTTCACCGGCACCGCCACGCTCACCACCAGCGACCCAA GTGTTTCTGGCTGCTCCTTCCCTGCTAGTGCAAG CGCTGCTGGAACGTCAACCACTCCGATCACTGGAGGCACAACTGGAACAATGACTCCAGGAACCTTCACACCCGGTACTGGTACCGGCACAACCACCGGCACCGGCATGGGGACAGGGACTACCACTGGCACTGGGCTGGGCGGGCTAGGGCCAACAGGCACAGGCAACATGGACACCGCGGCAGCTGGGTTGAATCCAAGAGCTGGGCTAGCCACCTTCTGTGCCGTGCTCCTCTCGCTCATCGCGTTCGCATGA